Part of the Henckelia pumila isolate YLH828 chromosome 2, ASM3356847v2, whole genome shotgun sequence genome is shown below.
aaagcccataagaggctcaagctcGTGGAACTCTccaaatatctataaatagctcaagtcaccttattattaaggtacacattTTTTTAGCACTATAACGCTCTActtttgattattattttttgagtaatcactgacttgagcgtcggagtgccttcACCGAGAACCCTTccggctcctctgactttgttttgtgacgtaggaacgACCCACTGAGGATCTCCACAAAGAACATACAAGGATTTGTTGATACTTCAAACTTTGCGAAAGCAACGTGTTGggtacaagtgatttttggtTACATCAAGTAATATAATACGTAATGTGGTATGCTgacattataaatataaaaattttatccaAGCTGTCATTGTGATGACATTGAACAGAGgtgttttttatatatataatatgattaTGTAGGAAAAGAAGCAGATGTGATTTAATTAGAGtctttgtttaagtattgttaTAAAGAAACGAATAAACGTAGCTACAGTTATTTTATGTAGATTAATCTCAATCCCGAGTATCTTGATTTGTTCATATAAAGATGCTTTAAGAATATGTTTATTACTTATTTTGGATCATTGGATGTATAGATTATGATACAATTATAATTTTCATTGAAGTTTTACCAACAAAACTCTCtacttttaatatatatatatatatatatatatatatatatatatatatatatatataataaagtaGGTCTCCTGTGAAATGATCTCGTGGATCTATATCCATGAAACGAGTCAACCTTACTAGTTTATATCTACAATGAAAACTAATATATTtggcataaaaattaatatatttcatAGGTTGGGTTGAATAAAAGATATAGCTCACAAAATTGACTTATAAAATCGTCTCATATAAATTTTTGTGTATAGAGTATATATGATAAATCGTTacttctcaaatattgattaaatttttattatttagttaaaagagtacaaatatttttttgtaagtTGATTGTTTTGATAATTTAgatatttgataattattatttGAAAGTTAAATAATTTCTAATTATAATTAGATTGGTTACTTAATTCTTATAAATTTCGAATTTAGAcatttgattattattatttttttaaaaccaatTTACATATTTGGTTGTTAAAATAGTGAatatcaaatatcatatatttgataattatttgaAAATCAGTCAAATAAAGTCGAATCACCGAATGAGATTGCTTTCTTGATTTTGGTGACTTTTGTCCTTGAGTGAGTAAGGAGTGTGAGGTCCATATTTTAgttcaaatatttcaaatactatctcaaattatattgatttgatttattaatttgGTCTATAAAAATATGGCCTTTTACATTGAAATTGATAACATAACTATTTTTGAGTAAAAAACAGGAAATACAATTCTCTCTCAAGACTCAAATCATGGAACTGAAAGTATTCTAGTGACCGGCGAAGCTTAGCCATGATCCCAAACTTCAAAAGGTAATAATTTCAATCTATCTTTAGAATTTTGAAAGTATtattatgtttgtatgtttaattataatcatatatttttgaaatttttataattaaatttttctttgTTCCATCTAAATAAGATTTTTATGACAGATTCTAAAAGCTTGTTGCTCTAATTTTTCACATATATCGTTGTGAAtcgaacaaaaaaaaacacCTAGAGATCCATAGTTGGGAGCTTGTCTATGTGAGGCTAGTTGCTTAGCATGACACCAAAACCCTCATTagttaaattttcaaattaattaacCGTTTGATTATGTTAAATCTCACATATATCCTTTAAATCATTATCCCTTCTCTCACCAATGTCACCATCAATATCTCATTAGATTCCATCACAATCCTATAGATAAGAGAATTCTGAAAATAAATGTctaaaaagtaaaaatataGATGCAGGAATTGCAGCATCAAGAACTCACAAAATGTGGtttttgcaatttttatttttttttacttcaaatgtattttaaataatgataataaaaaattttattttctctattcgatttatatatgtaattacTTATTTCTCTAAACAATTTTAATCCTCTTTCAAAAGATGTTATTCCAAGTTCAGTGTTTTTTATTCAAACCGTTTTTACTCTTTTGACTAGatggatttattttttttactagaTGGATATTGACTTGCTTTGCTTCGTAGTCTAaatgataaataataatttattggtTAACTAAGTATCATTAAACATTTTAATGGACGCCATATTTAATTAAGCAATTGCCAAATGTATGGTAACaaaaaattcaatcatattcaaattggggaaaaaaaatttggaaTGAGAACCTAAGGTTTTGTTTGGACAAAtactttaaaaacatttttattgttttataaataaaaaaaattaaagtatgtgtttggacaagatttttgtaaaatatttttaaaaaaatgttatcAAATTATAGTTTTTAAAGAACAATATAAAGttgtttttagatgtttttaaaATGGAAGATAAATGGTgtaaatcaaaacatattacttttgaaatgttaaaatatttttacagaATAGTtttccaaacacatatttattcttaaaacaactcttaaaaaattttataacatttaaaaaaacaattgtataaaaatattttataattatttgttCAAACAGAACTTAAATTTTACCAAGTATTATGGTATTTAGATTGAGAACATGGCAGAAGAAAGAGCATTTTAGGATTTTATAATTATGCATTGTATAATATACAAAAAAAAGGttgtttttaaaaagaaaaactgaaattttaattctgtatgtttgtcactttgcgatttgggtcttctatgttttcatatttcagttttagtcctgcatattCCGATtgtggcaattttagtcttttttttcgaaaatgcttacgtgtcattatacacgtcagctccacattaGCACTACATTGatgccacatcagcgccacatcggaaaaaagactaaaattatcAAAAGAACAAAGATAGcgaactaaaactaaaatatgaaaatataaaggactgaaatcgtaAAAAGACAAATATACcggaccaaaaaaaaaaatttctttttaaaaatacaaCTATGGAATGGTCTGGAATAATATAATTcttgttgtaaaaaaaaatttacgatAAAAAGCAAAATTctcaaaatcttaaaatatatcaaatttcaCACTTCATAAAATTTTCTTCACTCAATTGTATCcttcttcacaaataaaaaGGCCTATTTATAGAACTTCATTTGAGAATAATCCAAAAATGCACATTTAATAATTTTACTATTTACTTTGACTTTTACTACACATCTTAATCATCATAtacttattttcaatatttccaactcttattttcaacactccctcttttgatgatgatcgtgatacaATGAATGTCTTCATTACATGTTTTTATACTACCTCGTTAAAAACTTTACTAGAAAAAACTCATTAGGATAAAAAtcatagtaagaaaaaaaagcACAGTCACGTAAACTCTCCCTCATGTTAACACGAACGATTCTTCAtatatttcgtagattgcgcatctcaatgttatatatatgatttCTGAAAATTGTCGTAGAAAGTGTCTTTGTGAATAGATCTGACGAGTTTTCACTTGATTGAAAGTAAACgaatatcaatatctttattattTTCAAACTCTTGGGTGAATGAGAAGAACTTAGGGggaatatgtttagttctgtcGCTTTTGATGTATCATTCTTTCATTTGAGTAACACATGCAACATTATCTTCGTATAATGTCACAGACTTGTTGTTGAATGATAATCCGCACGTGATTTGGATATGTTGGGTTATTGATTTTAGCcacacacattcacggcttgcttcatgtagtgcaataatctaggagtgatttgatgaagttgttacgagtgtttgtttttgtgaacgccaagaagttgtagtgcctccacgagtaaatacatatccagtttggaaatgtgtcttatgtggatcagataagtatccagcatcagcataaccaattataCTTTTATTGGTATCTTTTGAATACAAAAAGTCCCAAATCtatcgttcctcgtagataacggaatatatgtttaattctgtTCTAGTGTCTCTTTGTTAGATATGAGCTAAATCTTTTCAATAAATTTATAAGatttatataaatagaaaaaaatatatatttataatagtttgaaaactaaataactatataaatatatttaaaatatcaattatagtatatattttttaaaatattaattaattaattaaaaaaactctagtattactaaaataatatttttaacgaaatataaattccaaataatcatttatatataaaaaataaaatattaaatttaatgcttaaaaaattttaaacaataacaaaattttcaaaaaaaaaattcgaaaaatggGTTCAACTGATTTTTCGGATCTTGACTAGTTCAACCATTAAAACGATTTTTGAGAGTGTTTCGGACCGGACCTATGACCAGTCCCGATCGAACCGGATGGTCCGGTCCGGTTTTGAAAAGATTCATCTGTAGAACATTCAAGACCTTGGAACCTCAACAATTTACACCATGTCTCACTCTGAAGGTGAGCTGTTTTACAACTTCAAGAACGCAAATTCGTGATAAATTTATCAaacttttattttatgatcaGTGCTAGCTGCTACAAATATTTTACATATGGACCTTCggtatttttcttttttctttttagtTTCCAATGGAAATGATTTTGTGGTGGTAGTTTATGTGAGGGTGACGTAAATGAGATGTGGTCATGAGTCTTTATTGCACAAGCTTTTTAATTGTCTTCGCTGTCTAAAATTGTTCTGTTTAGCATATGGGTAATACCCAAATCATGCATTCAACggttcgtatttttacacataaacgtaattaattatatattgttgacgtgacaaatcatgagacattagatctatcattggggtattagccatatgctaggttgaaatCTACCGTTCTTCAATGACCCATACTGTGTAGTTTTCGTACCAAAAGTTGGTGGCTTGGGGCGGTTTTGTGTGGGGCCCTTGGGGGTGGGGCTcaccctttttttttaaaaaaataaatatttatatattaatgtgTGTGCATCGTATAATAGTTATATATAAAACTTGAGACATCTATACTAAATGATTTGGTTCATCAATATGACAACGATGTCAAATTATATATCTAACttataaaaaaaactatattcATTTATATTGTTAAAGGACAAATACGTCGAAATAAAAACAGTTCTCCactattgataaaatatattatcatgttcaatttaaaaattatagaaAACGTTTATAACTCATTTTCActtcatttatttctttatttctttattttcctcaaattttaatttaaatggtTCTTATTTACTATGTTTATACATACATCACATATGTCTCGATATCTCTAATGTTGATAATCTCTATCGTCTATAGATGTCACTCATTTTCCTCCGTTTTGGGGTAAATTTTGATGCGAAACTAGTTAAGCAAAGAGCAGGCCAAGCTCGTCAATCTACTACATTGGCGGCTCCAATGCTAAGATACAAAAACAAAATCTTTAAATACAACCGATTGTATCagtaaaaaacaaaataaacagtgtatttttttttttttattatattatattcagATGAAATTTGCGTTGAAGGCACATGAAAACTTCCATCTCTCGACAAAGTTTCAAGTTTGATTGCTGTCTCCAGCGCCTCTGCTAAAGCCAGCATTGTTTTCATCACAAAACTTTGATGAATCCCAGGTTTCTGGAACATATTTATACCGACAAAACTTACCAAGAATCAATCTCCTAAGTACCTAAAACATTTCTCAAAATCCAAGAAAACTTGTATGGGATCCTTACAAGAGCAAAGATGGAAAAAGGTGGTCCTAGTCCCATTCCCTTTCCAGGGACACATAACACCCATGCTCCAACTCGGCTGGCTCCTTCACTCCAAAGGCTTCTCCGTCGTCGTCTCCCACACGCAATTCAACGCCCCTGATCCCGCAGACCACCCTGAATTAGTGTTAGTTCCATTGCCAGACGACGTAGCGGACTTAGACATGTCGTTCGACAACATGTTGAAAGTGATCTCGGTTATGAACACCAACTGTGAGGCGCCGTTTCGCGATCATATGGAGCAGATGCTGCAGAAAGATGAGGTGGGGTGTGTGATTCATGATTCCGTAATGAAGTTTGCTGATAAAGTGGCTAATGATTTGAGGATTCCCAATATTGTGTTGGCCACTTCCAATGCTACTTACTCGAACTCTCTATATGCCGTGTTGGAATTACTGGACAAAAAACTTCTCCCCTTGCCAGGTATGTAAAGTTGAGTATCTTTAACTATTTTTTAGATATATTGTcagaaatatcaaaattttctgCTCAAAATTATGACAACAAAAGATTTATGACAAGTCATATATATGTTCTCAAACACAGAGTCCCAACTCCAAGAACCTGTACCAAATGCTCCCCCTCTAAGGTACAAGGACCTTTGTCTTTCTGTATCAGTAGAAATCCCAGAAATCGTCGTAGATTTCACTCGCGGTTACGTCGATAAAAAGTCAGCTTCTGCATTCATTTGGAACACAGTGGACATGCTGGAGCATCCATCATTGCAGAAACTTCAGCACCATTACAATGTCCCATTCTTCACAGTAGGTCCTCTCCACAAAATGGCTCCCCCGTCCCACACCAGCTTGATCAAGGAGGAAACCGCCTGCCTAGCATGGCTCGATAAACAAGCTCCACGTTCCGTGGTTTATGTGAGTTTAGGCAGCTTAGCGACGATAGAGGAGGAGGAACTAATAGAGATGGCATGGGGACTAGCCAACAGCGAGCAGCCATTTCTGTGGGTGATACGCCCCTCGTCGGTTAATGGGACGGAGTGTAACAAGTGCTTGCCTGAAGATTTTGAGGAAAAAACTCGAGACAGAGGGTGTATCGTGCAATGGGCACCCCAGAAAGACGTTTTGTCACATCCGGGAATAGGAGGATTCTTGACTCACTGCGGATGGAATTCGACGTTGGAAAGTATTTGCGAAGGGGTTCCGATGATATGCAGGCCGTGCTTCGCTGACCAGCTGGTGGATTCGAGGTACTTGACACATGTTTGGAGAGTTGGGCTCGAGCTGGAGAAAACTTCGGGGAGGTCGGGTGTTGAGGATGCTGTGAGGACGATCTTGACTAGTGAAGAAGGCGAAGAAATGCGAGTTAGAGTGAGCAAAATGAAACAAGAGATGGAACGTTGTGTGCTCAGAGGAGGTTCTTCTCACAATTCGCTATGCGAATTGGTCGAGTTCATCAGTACACTTCCAGGGAAAACAAGACAAGGTCCCCTATCTTACAGAGATTAAATTTTACAGCTTCCTCCTTGTAATAAGAGCATGTGTCATGAGATTACAGTAGTCCTTCAATTAGACAATCTATCTAGATAGTTGGATTTATAGGATCTACTTTTCGAGGGGTTCTCCCAGCCCCGTCAATATCGCTTATTCTAGTGGTTATGAGCTGCTGATATATGAATAATTTACTGTTTGGATAAAAATCCTTTCTAGCATGATCTCTTTCCGAAGAGTCGAAGACTCACAGAAATACCATGGGTACACTGATGATAATATACTAGGTACTTGAGCCAATGATATCCGAAACATTTCAATGGACACAAGTTGATGACCAAAATAAATGCAGTCTAATACTGCTGACAACAGAAATGAGTAAAAACAAATCACAGACATTTACTTCTCTGAATAGACTGAGAAGTCCACTCTTCATAATCCGCATGCACTCATTAATAATACTTGTCTTGATTCTAGTTTTCTCATGCTTGACCACATAGATTTTAGACacttaaataaatacataaaataaattcaacatttttttgaaatatacatatttatgttgtttgtttccaaaaaaaatatttatgttctTTCATCACAAATCTTGGACAAGCATTTCCATATTTAAACCAAACAGTGTGATGTCGACCACATGCATTCCTGTCAAATGCACCCATAACAGGAATTTTTTTGCAGTTATAGTTGTTTCGGATTGCAAATGGC
Proteins encoded:
- the LOC140881181 gene encoding UDP-glucose iridoid glucosyltransferase-like, which codes for MGSLQEQRWKKVVLVPFPFQGHITPMLQLGWLLHSKGFSVVVSHTQFNAPDPADHPELVLVPLPDDVADLDMSFDNMLKVISVMNTNCEAPFRDHMEQMLQKDEVGCVIHDSVMKFADKVANDLRIPNIVLATSNATYSNSLYAVLELLDKKLLPLPESQLQEPVPNAPPLRYKDLCLSVSVEIPEIVVDFTRGYVDKKSASAFIWNTVDMLEHPSLQKLQHHYNVPFFTVGPLHKMAPPSHTSLIKEETACLAWLDKQAPRSVVYVSLGSLATIEEEELIEMAWGLANSEQPFLWVIRPSSVNGTECNKCLPEDFEEKTRDRGCIVQWAPQKDVLSHPGIGGFLTHCGWNSTLESICEGVPMICRPCFADQLVDSRYLTHVWRVGLELEKTSGRSGVEDAVRTILTSEEGEEMRVRVSKMKQEMERCVLRGGSSHNSLCELVEFISTLPGKTRQGPLSYRD